The DNA sequence TCACCGCCTTCACAAATTCCTACACGATCCCAAGCCCATGCCATTATGTTGAGACGAACACGAAGACTTGATCTCGATCGAGATGATGTTGCATGCGCGTAGCTATGGATGTACCTGGTAAGCCCTGGGACATCCTGGGTAATCGAATTCGTCGGATTCAGAGCGCCTCATTCGTTCGGGGTGGAACTGCAAACCCATGATGAACTTGCCCTCTTCCGGGTTGTACGCGTCGGGGTCGTAGAACCCTTCCACCAATCCGTCCCCGGCGAAGGCCATGGGGACGAACCGCTCCGCCAATCTCTTCACCCCCTGATGGTGATAGCTGTTGACCTCCAgctccatcttgtcctcgtccaGCGACTCCCGGAACCAGGAGTGCAGCGGCGTGTTCTCCACCACCCGCGCCGCGTGCCGGTGTCCGTCGTAGTCGGCGTAGTTCATGTGGACGGTGGCGGTGCTGCCCCCGCCGTCGTCCTTCTTGGAGAGCTCCCTCTCGACGTCCTGGTACAGGGTGCCGCCGCAGGCGACGTTGAGGATCTGGGAGCCGCGGCAGATGCCGAGGTAGGGGATGTTGCGCTCGAGGCAGAGCTTGGCGAGCCGGAGCTCAATGGAGTCCTTCTCGCGGTCGATGGCGGTGTCGCTGGTGTGGAGGTTGCGGATCTCGTCCAGCTCCTCGGGCGACAGCCCCGAGATGTCGGTCTCGTAGTGGGAAGGGTCGATGTCCTCCCCTTCGCACAGCAGCACGCCGT is a window from the Musa acuminata AAA Group cultivar baxijiao chromosome BXJ2-1, Cavendish_Baxijiao_AAA, whole genome shotgun sequence genome containing:
- the LOC135598768 gene encoding putative glutamine amidotransferase GAT1_2.1, which encodes MGSPDLSTVLPRVLIVSRRCVRKNKFVDFVGEYHLDLIVGYGAVPVIVPRVAGVHMLLDSFEPIHGVLLCEGEDIDPSHYETDISGLSPEELDEIRNLHTSDTAIDREKDSIELRLAKLCLERNIPYLGICRGSQILNVACGGTLYQDVERELSKKDDGGGSTATVHMNYADYDGHRHAARVVENTPLHSWFRESLDEDKMELEVNSYHHQGVKRLAERFVPMAFAGDGLVEGFYDPDAYNPEEGKFIMGLQFHPERMRRSESDEFDYPGCPRAYQEFVKAVIAYRRKVNLNRAPKMDQELEKKRKTIVRSFSIAKNLYDARLDMPPSEEQDLEAGAEFLESNTALSIQQEQRLKQMGATVRNASSYLQKLKMNEGREMVARNVMRKMSVEQLSELLSFYHMMGQICSDVLERKIKAA